The following nucleotide sequence is from Hippopotamus amphibius kiboko isolate mHipAmp2 chromosome 11, mHipAmp2.hap2, whole genome shotgun sequence.
tctgaTTTTGGAAGCGCTTCCGACACATTCAAATGAACCTAAAACTTTTACTTCTTTAATTACATAATTCAATCATGGGAATCTTTGGATCTAAGAAGTATTGAAaagattttgagatttttcttgtgtattgaaaagattttataaaacacacatttatgacTTTTGAATTGATCCATCAGTTTTAAGTATGTAAAAGTGACTtacctggatttttttcttatttgacaaTTAGCTCTTTCTTGAGGATAAAAAGGCATATTTTTTAAACCAACGAGATAgcattaaaatttacatatattttctaaatgatataaatgaaattatatcattctatattatatcacttattttattatatcattttatataaatataggtctctatttatataaatgataataattagtttataatttatattttaaagaactctaAATCTGCCTCACAGTTATAtccagttaaaaatataattatgaacatcattcataaaaggaagaaagtttttaaatacaatattCATTGAAAACTACATAATTTTGTCTTtcataaaattgaaattttatgaaatatgtgAGAATATATTTGTAGgtagggaaaataaaaacttcataTAAAAGATAAAGTAGAAATAGTGATCTCATCACTTACAAAAGAATTTATGTATTGTTATGGATTCAATTGTTGAATAAAAATTGAAAGGTTGTGCCTTGAATTCCAATGAGTAAAAAAATCAGCCTTTACTCTTGTTTTCCTTGTTATGCAAAAAGTCACTTTCCAGTTCTAGTGATAGAATTTGCTATGATCTGTGACACGCTAGTTAAGTGACAAATGTTTTCCCAAATGCAGAAGGCTGATAAGCATCAAAAAATTAATCAACCTCATAGCTAATATCGTCAAATTTAAACAATATGAGATTGGGGGGACCAAGCAATTGCCAAAGATTTCAGGAAAAACATGCTGGTTAGAGTGCAGTAAAACAGGTACTTCGATACTCTCTCTATCAAGAACTTTAAAATACTGGCAATATCCCTTAACCTCTAACTACAGAGCAATGATTGGAAAAATGATGACACAGCCTCAGGAATATTATACAGACattaatgattatttttgtagaactttaaaaccaaagcaaaatttTACAATGTAAAATTGTGAAAGgaaatttagaatataaaatttataaacacatTATTATTTACATTGTGTTAAATTACATATActcataagaaaagaatgaaaggcaATAAATCAATCTTGCAGTGTGGTTGTTTCTGGGATGTGGATAATCTTTTCCTATCCTTTACATATGTCTGTGTTTTCCCGATATTCTACTATAATCTGAAATTCTTTGGTAtccaaaaataagagaataaaaagagataTTCTTCCTAAAACACATAATCTATATCTCCACAGAATATTgacattttatgtaattattttacataattactTGATACGACCCGCCTCTCTCTGTGGATTCCTTAGCCTGCTTCATTAAGAACATGGAGTGTTCCTATCTGCTTCCCTGCAGGTGTGTACTGATTATCCACTGTCATGACCAACTGGAGTTGCCAGGAACACTTCATCTTGTTAGGTTTCTCAGACAGACCCACGCTAGAGCAGATCCTCTTTGTGTTTGTCCTCATCTTCTACCTTGTGACTTTAGTGGGCAATATTGTCATTATCTTGGTTTCCCGCCTGGACCCCAGCCTCCACACGccaatgtacttcttcctcactAATCTGTCCTTCCTAGATCTCTGCTTTACCACCAGTTCTATCCCCCAGCTGCTTTTCAACTTAGGCAACCCAGACAAGACTATCAGTTACACAAGCTGTGCTATCCAGCTCTTTATGTTCCTGGGACTGGGTGGCACagaatgtgttctcttggcagtcATGGCTTATGACCGCTTTACTGCTGTCTGCAAGCCCCTCCAGTATTCTGTCCTCATGCACCCTCAGCTCTGTTGGAAGCTGGTTTCTGTGGGCTGGGGAGTTGGGCTTCTCAATTCCCTGGTTATGTCTCCAGTGACGATGAAGCTGCCACGATGCGGGAAATGTAGGGTGGAACATTTTCTATGTGAGATGCCAGCTCTGATAAAAATTGCCTGTGTGGATACGGTGGCTGTGGAGAGCACTGTTTTCATCTTATCAGTAATTATTGTTCTGGTGCCCCTGTCGCTTATCCTCACCTCTTACAGCTACATTGCCCTAGCAGTGCTGAGGATCAAGTCAGCCGCAGGAAGAAGGAAGGCTTTCAACACATGTGGGTCCCCTCTCACTGTAGTCTCCTTATTTTATGGGAATATTATCTATACGTATATGCAACCAGGAAATAATTCTTCTCAGGACCAAGGCAAATTCCTTACCCTCTTCTACAACTTGGTGACCCCCATGTTGAACCCTGTCATCTATACACTGAGAAATAAGGATGTAAAGGGTGCAGTGAAAAAGCTTGTGTCTAGAAGGTAACGTGACAGGGACTTTTCTTGTGGTTGCTTCTTTTAATTagttaatagaaataaataattcttgaAGTGaaaatttttgatttatttaaatattcctaCCCACCCAATAAAAAATTCCAAGGATGGATTTGGGAATACGCACTATAAAGTCCAAATATGATACTGATGACTAGCTGAATAATaggtaaaatttaattttcataatatctTATGTTTGACACTTCAAATCATAGTTTCTCCTTCATTTCAGTTGTCCACATCTAATT
It contains:
- the LOC130831743 gene encoding olfactory receptor 2W3-like, yielding MTNWSCQEHFILLGFSDRPTLEQILFVFVLIFYLVTLVGNIVIILVSRLDPSLHTPMYFFLTNLSFLDLCFTTSSIPQLLFNLGNPDKTISYTSCAIQLFMFLGLGGTECVLLAVMAYDRFTAVCKPLQYSVLMHPQLCWKLVSVGWGVGLLNSLVMSPVTMKLPRCGKCRVEHFLCEMPALIKIACVDTVAVESTVFILSVIIVLVPLSLILTSYSYIALAVLRIKSAAGRRKAFNTCGSPLTVVSLFYGNIIYTYMQPGNNSSQDQGKFLTLFYNLVTPMLNPVIYTLRNKDVKGAVKKLVSRR